In Magnolia sinica isolate HGM2019 chromosome 12, MsV1, whole genome shotgun sequence, a single genomic region encodes these proteins:
- the LOC131221191 gene encoding uncharacterized protein LOC131221191 isoform X5, producing MFPALDTMISVTQETSLLKDYKRLLRENAMKFLMDDMYRNPGPLQFDGPGSDAKSVTLCVEGQDYIGRIKKLQEYLEKATFPGLWLSDIMPDSYNVPEVHESPKLLMAGILERQWTKMDCALVAFTSQIVDT from the exons ATGTTTCCTGCCCTAGATACCATGATTTCGGTAACCCAAGAGACCTCTTTGCTGAAAGATTATAAGAG GTTACTGAGAGAAAATGCAATGAAGTTTTTGATGGATGACATGTACAGAAACCCTGGGCCTCTTCAATTTGATGGCCCGGGCTCAGATGCCAAGTCTGTCACCCTGTGTGTTGAAGGTCAGGACTACATAGGCCGGATAAAGAAGCTGCAGGAGTATCTCGAAAAG GCGACTTTCCCTGGTTTATGGCTGTCCGACATAATGCCCGATTCATACAATGTTCCTGAAGTTCATGAGTCTCCAAAG TTACTGATGGCCGGTATCTTAGAGCGACAGTGGACCAAAATGGATTGCGCCCTGGTCGCCTTTACATCACAGATAGTGGACACGTGA
- the LOC131221191 gene encoding uncharacterized protein LOC131221191 isoform X4 translates to MFPALDTMISVTQETSLLKDYKRLLRENAMKFLMDDMYRNPGPLQFDGPGSDAKSVTLCVEGQDYIGRIKKLQEYLEKMHITSERLHKQSVVIKQICKLFPQCRATFPGLWLSDIMPDSYNVPEVHESPKEVC, encoded by the exons ATGTTTCCTGCCCTAGATACCATGATTTCGGTAACCCAAGAGACCTCTTTGCTGAAAGATTATAAGAG GTTACTGAGAGAAAATGCAATGAAGTTTTTGATGGATGACATGTACAGAAACCCTGGGCCTCTTCAATTTGATGGCCCGGGCTCAGATGCCAAGTCTGTCACCCTGTGTGTTGAAGGTCAGGACTACATAGGCCGGATAAAGAAGCTGCAGGAGTATCTCGAAAAG ATGCACATTACCTCTGAACGTCTTCACAAACAGTCGGTGGTAATAAAACAGATCTGCAAATTGTTTCCACAGTGCCGG GCGACTTTCCCTGGTTTATGGCTGTCCGACATAATGCCCGATTCATACAATGTTCCTGAAGTTCATGAGTCTCCAAAG GAAGTGTGCTAG
- the LOC131221191 gene encoding uncharacterized protein LOC131221191 isoform X1, translated as MFPALDTMISVTQETSLLKDYKRLLRENAMKFLMDDMYRNPGPLQFDGPGSDAKSVTLCVEGQDYIGRIKKLQEYLEKMHITSERLHKQSVVIKQICKLFPQCRATFPGLWLSDIMPDSYNVPEVHESPKLLWSHGMDVHLYHLLMAGILERQWTKMDCALVAFTSQIVDT; from the exons ATGTTTCCTGCCCTAGATACCATGATTTCGGTAACCCAAGAGACCTCTTTGCTGAAAGATTATAAGAG GTTACTGAGAGAAAATGCAATGAAGTTTTTGATGGATGACATGTACAGAAACCCTGGGCCTCTTCAATTTGATGGCCCGGGCTCAGATGCCAAGTCTGTCACCCTGTGTGTTGAAGGTCAGGACTACATAGGCCGGATAAAGAAGCTGCAGGAGTATCTCGAAAAG ATGCACATTACCTCTGAACGTCTTCACAAACAGTCGGTGGTAATAAAACAGATCTGCAAATTGTTTCCACAGTGCCGG GCGACTTTCCCTGGTTTATGGCTGTCCGACATAATGCCCGATTCATACAATGTTCCTGAAGTTCATGAGTCTCCAAAG ctcttatggaGCCATGGGATGGACGTGCACTTGTATCAT TTACTGATGGCCGGTATCTTAGAGCGACAGTGGACCAAAATGGATTGCGCCCTGGTCGCCTTTACATCACAGATAGTGGACACGTGA
- the LOC131221191 gene encoding uncharacterized protein LOC131221191 isoform X2 yields MFPALDTMISVTQETSLLKDYKRLLRENAMKFLMDDMYRNPGPLQFDGPGSDAKSVTLCVEGQDYIGRIKKLQEYLEKMHITSERLHKQSVVIKQICKLFPQCRATFPGLWLSDIMPDSYNVPEVHESPKLLMAGILERQWTKMDCALVAFTSQIVDT; encoded by the exons ATGTTTCCTGCCCTAGATACCATGATTTCGGTAACCCAAGAGACCTCTTTGCTGAAAGATTATAAGAG GTTACTGAGAGAAAATGCAATGAAGTTTTTGATGGATGACATGTACAGAAACCCTGGGCCTCTTCAATTTGATGGCCCGGGCTCAGATGCCAAGTCTGTCACCCTGTGTGTTGAAGGTCAGGACTACATAGGCCGGATAAAGAAGCTGCAGGAGTATCTCGAAAAG ATGCACATTACCTCTGAACGTCTTCACAAACAGTCGGTGGTAATAAAACAGATCTGCAAATTGTTTCCACAGTGCCGG GCGACTTTCCCTGGTTTATGGCTGTCCGACATAATGCCCGATTCATACAATGTTCCTGAAGTTCATGAGTCTCCAAAG TTACTGATGGCCGGTATCTTAGAGCGACAGTGGACCAAAATGGATTGCGCCCTGGTCGCCTTTACATCACAGATAGTGGACACGTGA
- the LOC131221191 gene encoding uncharacterized protein LOC131221191 isoform X3 has translation MKFLMDDMYRNPGPLQFDGPGSDAKSVTLCVEGQDYIGRIKKLQEYLEKMHITSERLHKQSVVIKQICKLFPQCRATFPGLWLSDIMPDSYNVPEVHESPKLLWSHGMDVHLYHLLMAGILERQWTKMDCALVAFTSQIVDT, from the exons ATGAAGTTTTTGATGGATGACATGTACAGAAACCCTGGGCCTCTTCAATTTGATGGCCCGGGCTCAGATGCCAAGTCTGTCACCCTGTGTGTTGAAGGTCAGGACTACATAGGCCGGATAAAGAAGCTGCAGGAGTATCTCGAAAAG ATGCACATTACCTCTGAACGTCTTCACAAACAGTCGGTGGTAATAAAACAGATCTGCAAATTGTTTCCACAGTGCCGG GCGACTTTCCCTGGTTTATGGCTGTCCGACATAATGCCCGATTCATACAATGTTCCTGAAGTTCATGAGTCTCCAAAG ctcttatggaGCCATGGGATGGACGTGCACTTGTATCAT TTACTGATGGCCGGTATCTTAGAGCGACAGTGGACCAAAATGGATTGCGCCCTGGTCGCCTTTACATCACAGATAGTGGACACGTGA